The following coding sequences lie in one Mesorhizobium sp. DCY119 genomic window:
- a CDS encoding cytochrome c: MTIHPSPLNSGRHVIMTTHSSRALSRLAATAAFGLFTMSGALADSAGVTFSSGNNFTEKTGEELYANVCAACHMSEGQGAVGAGHYPALAKNANLEASGYPITILLNGLKGMPPVGKMMSDDQIAAVVNYVRTHFGNNYEDAVTAEDVAGSR; this comes from the coding sequence ATGACGATCCATCCCTCTCCCCTCAATTCCGGAAGGCATGTCATCATGACCACCCACTCTTCCCGGGCGCTCAGCCGCCTCGCCGCCACTGCCGCTTTCGGCCTGTTCACTATGTCGGGCGCACTTGCTGATTCGGCGGGCGTCACCTTCAGCTCCGGCAACAACTTCACCGAAAAGACCGGTGAAGAACTCTACGCCAACGTCTGCGCCGCCTGCCACATGAGCGAAGGTCAGGGTGCGGTCGGCGCCGGCCATTATCCGGCGCTGGCCAAGAATGCCAATCTGGAGGCCAGCGGCTACCCGATCACCATTCTGCTGAACGGCCTGAAGGGCATGCCGCCGGTCGGCAAGATGATGAGCGACGACCAGATTGCTGCCGTGGTCAACTATGTGCGGACCCACTTCGGCAACAACTACGAGGATGCCGTGACGGCCGAGGATGTCGCCGGTAGCCGATGA
- a CDS encoding RidA family protein, giving the protein MKKMRIGAATLVAGLMIAGSALAEDVVRHKIPNSDFPIAQAVEVPAGKTTVYISGAVPSVVDEKAEKGSLAAYGDTKTQTESVLKSIEKTLTGLDLKMSDVIKMQVFLVGDPAKDGKMDFSGFMEGYTQFFGTKEQPNLPTRSVFQVAGLAAPGFLVEIEVTAVRP; this is encoded by the coding sequence ATGAAAAAGATGCGGATCGGCGCCGCCACGCTGGTGGCTGGCTTGATGATTGCGGGAAGCGCGCTGGCGGAAGATGTCGTGCGCCACAAGATCCCGAATTCGGACTTCCCGATCGCCCAGGCCGTTGAGGTACCCGCCGGCAAGACGACCGTCTATATCAGCGGTGCCGTGCCCTCGGTGGTCGATGAAAAGGCCGAAAAGGGTTCTCTGGCCGCCTATGGCGATACCAAGACCCAGACCGAATCGGTACTCAAATCCATCGAGAAGACGCTCACCGGCCTCGACCTGAAAATGAGCGACGTCATCAAGATGCAGGTGTTCCTTGTCGGCGACCCGGCAAAGGACGGCAAGATGGATTTCTCAGGCTTCATGGAAGGCTACACCCAGTTCTTCGGCACCAAGGAGCAGCCGAACCTGCCGACGCGCTCGGTGTTTCAGGTTGCCGGTCTTGCAGCCCCGGGCTTCCTGGTTGAGATCGAGGTGACGGCGGTGCGTCCGTAA